The following proteins come from a genomic window of Trifolium pratense cultivar HEN17-A07 linkage group LG4, ARS_RC_1.1, whole genome shotgun sequence:
- the LOC123924731 gene encoding agamous-like MADS-box protein AGL62, with amino-acid sequence MSSERTSQGRKKIVIKKMINEIHLQVTFSKRRSGLFKKASELCTLCGADVALIVFSPTKKVFSFGHPNVDTVIDRYLSLVPPQNNRTMELIEAQRCANVRELNAQLTMLNNTLDLEKRRSDELNHMLKMNQAQYWWACPIDGMNKVQLEIFKKSLEDLKILVAQQAQRAQFFETQFFQNPLFHPELFGFDNMGGQGGYEPSGFF; translated from the coding sequence ATGTCGAGCGAAAGGACAAGCCAAGGTCGCAAAAAGATTGTGATAAAAAAGATGATCAATGAGATCCACTTGCAAGTGACTTTCTCAAAGCGTCGTAGTGGGCTCTTCAAAAAAGCTAGCGAGCTTTGCACTCTTTGTGGTGCAGATGTTGCACTCATTGTATTTTCTCCTACTAAGAAGGTGTTTTCTTTTGGGCATCCCAATGTTGATACGGTCATAGATCGTTATCTCTCGCTTGTCCCACCTCAAAACAATAGAACCATGGAATTAATTGAGGCTCAACGTTGCGCCAATGTGCGCGAGCTCAATGCTCAGTTGACTATGCTCAACAACACACTGGACCTCGAGAAGAGGCGTAGTGATGAGCTGAATCATATGCTCAAGATGAATCAGGCTCAGTATTGGTGGGCTTGTCCCATTGATGGGATGAACAAGGTTCAACTTGAAATATTCAAGAAATCTTTGGAGGATTTGAAGATACTTGTTGCTCAACAAGCCCAACGGGCTCAATTCTTTGAGACACAATTCTTTCAGAATCCCTTGTTCCACCCTGAATTGTTTGGCTTCGACAATATGGGAGGCCAAGGAGGATATGAACCCTCTGGATTCTTTTGA